In Streptococcus parasuis, the following proteins share a genomic window:
- the aroA gene encoding 3-phosphoshikimate 1-carboxyvinyltransferase: MRLRSNVEHLKGTIRVPGDKSISHRSIIFGSLAKGVTTVHDILRGEDVLSTMQVFRDLGVEIEDKGDTVEIHGVGFDGFQAPKNDLDMGNSGTSIRLISGVLAGQDFEATMFGDDSLSKRPMDRVTVPLSQMGVEISGQTDRDLPPLTIKGSKHLKPIHYKLPVASAQVKSALLFAALQAEGESVIVEKELTRNHTEDMIVQFGGQLDVHGKEIRIQGGQEFTAQEITVPGDISSAAFWLVAGLVVPGSKITLENVGINETRTGILDVIKAMGGIMTLSNVDELAKSATITVEYSDLHATEIGGELIPRLIDELPIIALLATQANGTTVIQDAEELKVKETDRIQVVADALNSMGANIEPTEDGMIIHGPTSLHGATVNTFGDHRIGMMTAIAALLAKNGEVELERAEAINTSYPAFFEHLNSLID; the protein is encoded by the coding sequence ATGAGATTAAGAAGCAATGTAGAACATTTAAAGGGGACCATTCGTGTTCCAGGTGATAAATCAATTAGTCATCGTTCGATTATTTTTGGTAGCTTGGCTAAGGGTGTCACAACAGTTCATGATATTCTTCGAGGAGAAGATGTCCTATCAACTATGCAAGTTTTCCGTGATCTTGGAGTTGAAATAGAAGATAAAGGGGACACTGTAGAGATTCATGGTGTTGGTTTTGATGGCTTTCAGGCTCCCAAAAATGATTTGGACATGGGAAATTCGGGAACATCGATTCGCTTGATATCAGGTGTTTTAGCTGGTCAGGACTTCGAGGCAACCATGTTTGGTGATGATTCTCTGTCCAAACGTCCAATGGATCGTGTAACTGTCCCACTCAGTCAAATGGGTGTGGAGATTTCAGGACAAACTGACCGTGATTTGCCACCTTTAACAATAAAAGGTAGTAAGCATTTAAAACCGATTCATTACAAACTTCCTGTAGCATCAGCTCAAGTTAAGTCAGCTCTGCTATTTGCTGCCTTACAGGCAGAAGGGGAATCCGTCATCGTTGAAAAGGAATTGACGCGAAATCATACGGAAGATATGATTGTTCAATTTGGTGGGCAATTGGATGTTCATGGAAAAGAAATTCGCATTCAAGGTGGTCAGGAGTTTACAGCGCAAGAAATCACAGTTCCTGGTGACATTTCAAGTGCAGCATTCTGGTTGGTTGCTGGTTTGGTTGTTCCAGGATCAAAGATTACACTAGAAAATGTTGGTATTAATGAGACGCGTACAGGAATTTTAGATGTCATTAAGGCCATGGGCGGGATAATGACCTTGTCGAATGTTGATGAACTCGCTAAATCTGCCACCATTACAGTTGAATATTCAGACCTACATGCCACAGAAATTGGTGGTGAATTAATTCCACGTTTAATAGATGAACTGCCTATCATTGCCTTATTAGCAACTCAAGCAAATGGTACAACTGTGATTCAGGATGCTGAAGAACTCAAGGTTAAAGAAACAGATCGAATTCAAGTAGTCGCGGACGCTTTGAATAGCATGGGTGCGAATATTGAGCCGACTGAGGATGGTATGATTATTCATGGACCAACATCTTTACATGGTGCTACAGTCAATACCTTTGGTGATCATCGTATTGGTATGATGACAGCTATTGCGGCATTATTGGCTAAAAATGGAGAAGTCGAATTAGAGAGAGCGGAAGCGATCAATACAAGCTACCCAGCTTTCTTTGAACACTTAAATAGTTTGATTGATTAG
- the ltrA gene encoding group II intron reverse transcriptase/maturase: MSQLLDNILSRSNMLEAYNQVRANKGSAGIDGVTIDEIDDYLRKHWRSTKELIKQRKYKPQPVLRVEIPKPNGGDRQLGIPTVMDRMIQQAIVQVISPICEPYFSERSYGFRPNRSCEQAIIQLLEYLNDGYEWIVDIDLEKFFDTVPQDRLMSLVHNIIQDGDTESLIRKYLHSGVVINGQRYKTLVGTPQGGNLSPLLSNIMLNELDKELENRGLRFVRYADDCVITVGSEAAAKRVMHSISRYIEKRLGLKVNMTKTKIVRPSKLKYLGFGFWKSSEGWKSRPHQDSVQSFKRKLKKLTARKWSIDLDSRIERLNWVIRGWINYFSMTNMKSVMESIDERLRTRIRVIIWKQWKKKSRRLWGLLKLGVPKWIADKVSGWGDHYQLVAQRSVLKRAISKPVLAKRGLVSCLDYYLKRHALKVS; the protein is encoded by the coding sequence ATGTCACAGTTACTAGATAATATCCTATCTCGGTCCAATATGCTTGAAGCCTACAATCAAGTTAGAGCCAATAAAGGTTCAGCAGGAATTGACGGCGTAACTATTGACGAAATAGATGACTATCTCCGCAAACACTGGCGTTCAACTAAAGAACTCATAAAGCAGAGGAAGTACAAACCTCAGCCAGTCTTACGAGTTGAAATTCCCAAACCTAACGGCGGAGACCGTCAGTTAGGTATCCCAACGGTCATGGATAGAATGATACAACAAGCTATTGTCCAAGTCATTAGTCCTATTTGTGAACCCTATTTCTCTGAGAGGAGTTACGGATTCAGACCCAATCGGTCATGCGAACAAGCTATTATCCAGTTATTAGAATACCTTAATGACGGTTATGAGTGGATAGTAGACATAGACCTGGAGAAGTTCTTTGATACCGTTCCTCAAGATAGACTGATGTCGCTTGTTCATAACATTATCCAAGATGGAGATACAGAATCTTTAATTCGTAAGTACCTTCATTCAGGTGTAGTCATCAACGGACAACGGTATAAAACACTAGTTGGAACTCCACAGGGAGGAAACCTATCACCGCTCCTGTCCAATATCATGCTTAATGAGCTAGATAAAGAGTTGGAAAATCGTGGACTTCGCTTCGTTCGCTACGCAGATGACTGCGTCATCACAGTCGGTAGTGAGGCGGCGGCTAAACGTGTGATGCATTCAATTAGTCGTTATATTGAAAAACGATTAGGTTTGAAAGTCAACATGACCAAGACCAAGATTGTGAGACCGAGCAAATTAAAGTACCTAGGATTTGGGTTCTGGAAATCATCTGAGGGCTGGAAAAGTCGTCCGCATCAGGATAGCGTACAGAGTTTCAAGAGAAAACTCAAGAAACTAACGGCCCGTAAGTGGAGTATTGACTTAGACAGCCGAATTGAGCGACTAAACTGGGTCATCCGAGGTTGGATAAACTACTTTTCTATGACGAACATGAAATCAGTCATGGAAAGCATTGATGAACGACTAAGAACTCGAATAAGAGTTATTATCTGGAAACAATGGAAGAAGAAATCTAGGCGATTATGGGGACTTCTCAAATTAGGAGTACCGAAGTGGATAGCGGATAAAGTATCTGGCTGGGGAGACCATTATCAATTAGTGGCTCAGAGGTCTGTACTGAAACGTGCCATATCAAAACCAGTCCTCGCTAAACGTGGACTGGTTTCTTGCCTAGATTATTATCTAAAACGACATGCGTTAAAAGTTAGTTGA
- the rlmD gene encoding 23S rRNA (uracil(1939)-C(5))-methyltransferase RlmD — protein MFKKNDIVEVEIIDLTHEGQGVAKLDGFVFFIDNALPGEIIRMKILKLKKNIGFGKVEEWLSFSPNRNQSLDLTYLRTGIADLGHLNYAAQLEFKRKQVETSLRKIAGISNIEVNDTIGMDHPVAYRNKAAVPVRRVNGQLETGFFRKNSHDLVPIEDFYIQHKDIDSLILATRNLMRQLDLKPYDEIEQTGLVRNIVVRRGHYSGQLMLVLVTTRPKIFRVETLIERLTSQFPNLVSIVQNINDQNTNAIFGQEFRLLHGSETIADTMLGNEFEISAPSFYQVNTEMAEKLYQTAIDFAELSADDVVIDAYSGIGTIGLSFARQVQHVYGVEVVEKAVLDSQKNAARNGIDNVTYVCDSAESAMKKWVADGVKPTVIFVDPPRKGLTDSFIRASASVESEKIVYISCNVATMARDVKLYEELGYRLTKVQPTDLFPNTHHIEVVGLLEKCI, from the coding sequence ATGTTTAAGAAAAATGATATTGTTGAAGTAGAAATTATTGACCTGACCCATGAGGGACAAGGTGTCGCAAAATTAGACGGCTTCGTCTTTTTTATAGACAATGCTCTACCGGGTGAAATTATTCGGATGAAAATTTTAAAACTGAAGAAAAATATTGGGTTTGGTAAGGTGGAAGAATGGCTGAGCTTTTCACCAAATCGCAATCAGAGCCTTGATTTGACCTATTTAAGAACAGGTATTGCTGATTTGGGGCATTTGAATTATGCTGCTCAACTTGAATTTAAAAGAAAGCAAGTTGAAACTAGTTTGAGAAAGATTGCAGGTATCTCAAATATTGAGGTGAACGATACAATCGGGATGGATCATCCTGTGGCTTACCGTAACAAGGCAGCTGTGCCTGTTCGTCGTGTCAACGGCCAATTAGAAACAGGTTTTTTCCGGAAAAATTCTCACGATTTAGTGCCAATTGAAGATTTTTATATCCAGCACAAGGACATTGATTCCTTGATTTTGGCTACTCGTAATCTTATGCGTCAATTGGATTTAAAACCTTACGATGAAATAGAACAAACAGGTCTGGTCAGAAATATTGTCGTTCGTCGTGGCCATTATTCAGGGCAGTTGATGCTAGTTTTAGTTACGACTCGTCCGAAGATTTTCCGTGTTGAAACCCTTATTGAGCGTTTGACAAGCCAATTTCCAAATCTTGTTTCTATCGTTCAGAATATTAATGACCAGAATACCAATGCTATATTCGGTCAAGAATTCCGTCTTTTGCATGGCAGTGAAACTATTGCAGATACCATGCTGGGCAATGAATTTGAAATTTCTGCACCGTCTTTCTATCAAGTCAATACAGAAATGGCAGAAAAACTCTATCAGACCGCCATTGACTTTGCAGAATTGTCGGCAGATGATGTTGTGATTGATGCCTATTCCGGAATCGGGACGATCGGTCTATCTTTTGCAAGACAAGTCCAGCATGTCTATGGAGTGGAAGTGGTTGAAAAGGCTGTCCTTGATAGCCAGAAGAATGCTGCTCGAAATGGGATTGACAATGTTACCTACGTCTGTGATAGCGCTGAATCGGCTATGAAAAAATGGGTGGCAGATGGAGTAAAACCAACTGTGATTTTTGTCGACCCACCACGAAAAGGTTTGACGGATAGTTTTATTCGTGCCAGTGCATCTGTTGAGTCTGAAAAAATTGTCTACATTTCCTGTAATGTAGCCACGATGGCGCGTGATGTAAAGCTCTATGAAGAGTTAGGGTATCGATTAACCAAAGTACAGCCGACGGATTTATTTCCGAATACGCATCATATAGAAGTAGTCGGTTTGTTAGAAAAATGCATTTAG
- a CDS encoding shikimate kinase: MPIVLLGFMGVGKTTTASLLELPVYDMDQIIEERIGMSIADYFSLKGETAFRKIETEVLKELLTLPADCIISTGGGVVKSEVNRKLLLENKDNNVLLTASFEVAYQRISMDDQSLRPLFLQHSKDEFKAIYQERMSLYQGLATTVIDTDHVRPEQVARKILCK, encoded by the coding sequence ATGCCAATCGTATTACTAGGATTTATGGGAGTTGGGAAAACTACAACTGCCAGTTTGTTAGAACTCCCAGTCTATGATATGGACCAGATCATAGAGGAACGGATTGGTATGTCAATCGCTGATTATTTTAGTCTGAAGGGAGAAACTGCCTTTCGCAAGATTGAGACCGAGGTGCTAAAAGAATTATTAACACTACCAGCAGATTGCATTATTTCAACGGGTGGTGGTGTTGTAAAATCTGAAGTAAACAGGAAGTTATTGCTGGAAAATAAGGATAATAATGTACTTCTTACAGCCTCCTTTGAGGTTGCTTATCAGAGAATTAGCATGGATGATCAATCTCTAAGGCCTCTCTTTTTGCAACATAGCAAAGATGAATTTAAAGCCATTTATCAAGAACGGATGTCACTTTATCAAGGATTGGCAACAACAGTTATTGATACAGATCATGTACGTCCAGAACAAGTAGCAAGGAAAATTCTATGCAAGTAG
- a CDS encoding 3-deoxy-7-phosphoheptulonate synthase, with translation MKEEDLLFTPISEKINIDQVREHSKLSPETLAKKQARDRELEAILKGEDDRLLLVIGPCSSDNEEAVLDYAHRLAKLQEEVKDKIFMVMRVYTAKPRTNGDGYKGLMHQPDTDAAPSLINGIKAVRNLHYRVITETGLTTADEMLYPENLPLVDDLVSYIAIGARSVENQQHRFVASGIDVPTGFKNPTSGNLKVMFNGIFAAQKKQSFLFNNTEVETSGNPLAHVILRGAVNENGKYLPNYYYDNLLETIEIYQQFGLKNPFILIDTNHDNSGKNYLEQIRIVRQTLINRDWNESIRNYVRGFMIESYIEDGRQDNPDIYGKSITDPCLGWEKTQELIREIYNR, from the coding sequence ATGAAAGAGGAAGATCTATTGTTTACACCAATCAGCGAAAAAATTAATATCGACCAGGTTCGGGAACATTCTAAATTATCACCTGAAACACTGGCAAAAAAACAAGCACGAGACCGTGAGCTCGAAGCAATTCTCAAAGGTGAAGACGATCGTCTATTATTGGTCATCGGTCCATGTTCATCTGATAATGAGGAAGCTGTCCTTGATTATGCGCATCGCTTGGCAAAACTCCAAGAGGAAGTCAAGGATAAAATCTTCATGGTCATGCGTGTATATACTGCCAAGCCACGTACTAATGGGGATGGCTACAAGGGACTCATGCATCAACCTGATACAGATGCCGCCCCTAGTCTTATTAATGGTATTAAAGCCGTTCGTAACCTGCACTATCGTGTGATTACGGAAACTGGTTTAACGACTGCTGACGAAATGCTGTATCCTGAAAATCTACCACTTGTAGATGATCTAGTTTCCTATATTGCGATTGGTGCTCGCTCTGTTGAAAACCAGCAACACCGCTTTGTTGCTTCTGGTATTGATGTTCCAACAGGCTTTAAAAATCCAACTTCGGGCAACCTGAAAGTCATGTTTAATGGAATTTTTGCAGCTCAGAAGAAACAATCTTTCCTTTTCAACAACACAGAGGTTGAAACTTCTGGTAACCCACTTGCCCATGTCATTCTCCGCGGTGCAGTGAACGAAAATGGAAAATACCTGCCGAACTACTACTATGATAACCTTTTGGAAACGATTGAGATTTATCAACAATTCGGATTAAAAAATCCATTCATTTTGATTGACACAAACCATGATAACTCTGGTAAAAACTATTTAGAACAAATACGAATCGTACGCCAAACCTTGATTAACCGAGACTGGAACGAGTCCATCCGTAACTATGTCCGTGGATTTATGATTGAATCCTATATTGAGGACGGTCGTCAGGACAATCCAGACATTTATGGAAAATCAATCACTGATCCATGTTTAGGTTGGGAAAAAACACAAGAATTAATCCGAGAAATATATAATAGATAG
- the pheA gene encoding prephenate dehydratase gives MQVAYLGPRGSFTHQVAQEAFPTADLKAFGTITEVIKAYENGQVTYSVIPVENSIEGSVHETIDYLFHQAEIHAVAEIVQPIAQQLLATNAHKSIEVIYSHPQAIAQGKKYIQEHFPQARIEVTASTAYAARFVAEHADQPFAAIAPHAAADEYGLVVIGQDIQEISENFTRFWILGTVAPDVQLRKVAQKVSLALTLPDNLPGALYKAMSVFSWRGINLTKIESRPLKTALGEYFFILDIDHQSDELLAYSQDELTSLGISCKILGNYLVYMTS, from the coding sequence ATGCAAGTAGCCTATTTGGGACCTCGAGGTTCCTTCACCCATCAAGTTGCCCAGGAGGCATTTCCAACTGCTGATTTGAAGGCTTTCGGAACGATTACAGAAGTGATTAAAGCTTATGAAAATGGACAAGTTACCTATTCCGTCATTCCAGTAGAAAACTCGATTGAAGGAAGTGTTCATGAGACCATAGACTATCTTTTTCATCAGGCAGAAATACATGCAGTTGCGGAAATTGTTCAGCCAATTGCTCAGCAGTTATTGGCAACCAATGCACATAAATCAATCGAAGTGATTTATTCCCATCCTCAAGCTATTGCTCAGGGGAAAAAATACATTCAGGAGCATTTTCCTCAGGCTCGGATTGAAGTAACAGCAAGCACTGCTTACGCAGCTCGATTTGTCGCTGAACATGCGGACCAACCTTTCGCAGCCATTGCACCTCATGCTGCTGCAGATGAGTATGGTTTGGTGGTGATTGGACAAGATATCCAGGAAATTAGTGAAAACTTTACCCGGTTTTGGATCTTGGGAACAGTAGCTCCAGATGTACAGTTGAGAAAGGTGGCACAAAAAGTTAGCTTAGCACTGACCTTGCCAGATAATTTACCGGGTGCCCTCTATAAGGCAATGTCTGTTTTTTCATGGCGCGGGATTAACCTGACAAAAATAGAAAGTCGTCCTTTAAAAACAGCACTGGGAGAGTATTTTTTCATATTAGATATTGATCATCAATCCGATGAATTGCTAGCTTATTCACAAGATGAATTGACTAGTTTAGGAATATCATGTAAAATACTAGGGAATTACCTGGTTTATATGACCAGCTAG
- a CDS encoding LCP family protein, with the protein MNNNDSILTHHEQLRLDYLQKNIHYLNEKESRELEYLLYKKELRERHASSQQPKPRHVASAYEDDFESDYFDDDIEQEAILPQYPERRSRSRKQPHKRIQPEKSVPKIKLKKQKKPRKRGRLKRIFFYLILALLFIIGAMGYNFFKGMNSVSEKPVAEVFNGVKTTDGTNILILGTDGRLGENSGETRTDTIMVLNVNNKDNKVKLVSFMRDTLVDIDGYEYKLNNAYTLGEQDNQQGAEQVRKTLKDNFDIDIQYYAMVDFATFATTIDTLFPEGVTIDAQFSTIDGEEVSSVEVPNDLGLEENAPAYQTIQVGVQQMDGKTLLNYARYRYDDEGDYGRTRRQQQVLSAIMSQAKNPMKLFSGSEAIGKVVAMTPTTVPQSFMWLQGPSIVLDAANGIERMTIPENGDWIDDYDMFGGMALRIDLDKYQQRLAELGLR; encoded by the coding sequence ATGAATAATAATGATAGTATCCTAACCCATCATGAACAATTGAGGTTAGATTATTTACAAAAAAATATCCACTATTTAAACGAAAAAGAGAGTCGTGAATTAGAATATTTACTGTATAAAAAAGAGCTTAGAGAACGTCATGCATCTTCTCAACAACCAAAGCCACGTCATGTAGCATCTGCTTATGAGGATGACTTTGAGAGTGATTATTTTGATGATGATATTGAACAGGAGGCTATCCTACCTCAGTATCCTGAACGTAGATCAAGAAGCAGAAAGCAGCCCCATAAGCGGATACAACCAGAAAAATCAGTACCTAAAATCAAGTTAAAAAAACAGAAAAAACCTAGAAAACGCGGTCGGTTGAAACGAATTTTCTTTTATTTGATTTTGGCTCTGCTGTTCATAATTGGAGCGATGGGCTATAATTTTTTCAAAGGTATGAATAGCGTTAGCGAGAAACCAGTTGCCGAAGTATTTAATGGTGTAAAGACTACTGATGGAACAAACATCCTGATTTTGGGGACTGATGGGCGCCTCGGTGAAAATTCTGGTGAAACCCGTACCGATACCATAATGGTCTTGAACGTCAATAATAAGGACAATAAGGTTAAACTCGTCAGTTTCATGCGTGATACCTTGGTGGATATTGATGGTTACGAATACAAGTTAAATAACGCCTATACCCTAGGTGAGCAAGATAATCAACAGGGTGCTGAACAAGTACGTAAGACCTTAAAGGATAATTTTGACATTGATATTCAATATTATGCAATGGTTGATTTTGCAACATTTGCTACCACAATTGATACGCTTTTCCCTGAGGGAGTTACAATAGACGCACAGTTCTCTACAATTGATGGAGAAGAAGTCAGTTCTGTTGAAGTTCCTAATGACTTAGGACTTGAGGAGAACGCACCTGCCTACCAGACTATTCAAGTAGGTGTGCAACAGATGGACGGAAAAACACTTTTAAACTATGCCCGTTATCGTTACGATGATGAGGGGGACTATGGTCGAACCAGACGTCAGCAGCAGGTGTTGTCAGCCATCATGTCACAGGCAAAAAATCCAATGAAACTATTTTCTGGTTCTGAGGCAATCGGGAAAGTAGTCGCAATGACGCCTACAACAGTTCCACAAAGTTTTATGTGGTTACAAGGTCCTAGCATTGTTTTAGATGCCGCAAATGGTATTGAACGAATGACCATCCCTGAAAATGGAGACTGGATTGATGATTATGATATGTTTGGTGGTATGGCTTTACGAATTGATCTTGACAAATATCAACAACGCTTAGCAGAATTGGGCTTGCGTTAG
- a CDS encoding MarR family winged helix-turn-helix transcriptional regulator, which yields MNLQEVIRSDKVNFTGIESSYFLLGLLSAFENRFQTMADSTMKEISWKQFFAIICINLCKTPPTVKELAEIMGSSHQNVKQILLKLEKKGFVSISVDEQDKRKQRIELTDYCQEFCEKNDEMSRALLKRMFAGVSEEQLQTTIQTIIQIEDNLKEIRNYE from the coding sequence ATGAATTTACAGGAAGTAATCAGAAGTGATAAAGTGAATTTTACAGGCATTGAATCATCATATTTTCTTTTAGGCTTGCTAAGTGCCTTTGAGAACAGATTTCAGACAATGGCGGATAGTACTATGAAGGAAATTAGCTGGAAACAGTTTTTTGCAATCATATGTATCAACTTATGCAAAACTCCTCCTACAGTTAAGGAGTTAGCGGAAATCATGGGTAGCTCTCATCAGAATGTAAAGCAGATCCTCTTGAAACTGGAGAAGAAGGGCTTTGTAAGTATTTCTGTGGATGAGCAGGATAAGAGAAAACAACGCATTGAACTTACTGATTATTGCCAAGAGTTTTGTGAGAAAAACGATGAAATGAGTAGGGCTCTTTTGAAGAGAATGTTTGCGGGAGTGTCTGAGGAACAGTTACAGACTACTATACAGACCATTATACAAATTGAAGATAATTTAAAGGAGATTCGAAATTATGAGTAG